Sequence from the Gloeocapsopsis dulcis genome:
ACCTGACAAGCAAGATGTCCGTATTCTCGATGCAGGATGTGGGACAGGAGTGGGAACCGAGTATCTTGTCCACCTCAACCCGCAAGCTACTGTAGTCGGAATTGATTTAAGTGCAGGAGCATTAGCAGTAGCGCGCGATCGCACTCAGCGATCTGGTGCTAATCAGGTCGAATTTCATCACCTCAGTTTGTATGATGTTGCCCAAGTACCAGGCGAATTTGATTTGATTAATTGTGTTGGTGTACTCCACCATCTTGCAGACCCCATTAAAGGAATTCAAGCTTTAGCCGCTAAACTCGCACCTGGTGGATTACTGCATATATTTGTCTACGGAGAATTGGGACGCTGGGAAATTCAATTGATGCAAAAAGCGATCGCCCTTCTCCACCAGCGCGGCGATTATCAAGATGGCGTGCAAATCGGACGAAAAATCTTCGCTGCGCTACCAGATGATAATCGCCTTGTCAAACGCGAAAAAGAACGTTGGTCGTTAGAAAATCAGCGTGATGCGAATTTTGCGGATATGTACGTTCATCCGCAAGAGATTGACTACAATATCGAGACGCTGTTTGAACTTATTGATGCTTCAGGTTTAAATTTTTTAGGCTTTTCCAATCCGAGTTTCTGGCAATTAGAGCGACTTTTGGGAAAAGAGCCAACGTTGATACAACGCGCTCAAGGTTTGAGCGATCGCGCCTTGTATCGTTTGATTGAATTGTTAGATCCTGCAGGCGCTACGCATTATGAATTTTTTCTGGGACGTCCTCCTTTACCCAAAGCTGACTGGTCAGCTGACGAAACACTGCTTGCGGCAATTCCTGAACGTCATCCCTGTATGGAAGGATGGGCAAGTCGTTGTTTATTCAACTACGATTACCAAATTGTAAATTTATCCGAAGCAGAATTTGAATTTCTCCAAGCTTGCGATCAAAACTTGCCACAACAAAGTGTTAGCGAAATTTTGTCTCAAGTGAAGCTAGATTTAGCTGGAGTGCGATCGCTCCTGAAATCTGGATTAATTATTCTAAGTCCGAGTTAATTGTTTTTTAAGTATTGTTACCGCAACATGTTATGATTTCAACTGGCTCATCTGAGTCAAGTTAATCAACCGTACTGGTTTGCGTTTCCCGTGAACTTGGCAAACAACTCCTCAGAACCCGCACCTTCCCAGGGAGATAACTCTCCTACCGGCTTTAATTCGTCAAAGCCAAGCAACTCAATGCAAGATTTTTATCAGCTTGCTCAAGAGTTGTTATTTTGGACTCTCACATTGACAGGAATTGTCTTTGTCTTTGTTTGGGTATTTTATTCACTGAATATTGCTCTGAACTATCTGATCGGGGCATGCACAGGTGTGGTTTACTTGAGGATGTTAGCAAAAGATGTCGAGCGGCTAGGTGGAGAAAAAAAACAGTTGAGCAAAACTCGGTTAGCTCTGTTAATTGGGTTAATTCTACTAGCAAGTCGGTGGAATCAACTGCAAATATTGCCTATATTTCTAGGTTTTCTCACATATAAAGCTTCGCTCATCATCTATGTACTGCGGACGGCATTCGCCTCTGACTCTCACAAAGTCGGGCAATCCTAGAAGAGTCTTATCTCAAAGCTTGGGGAATCCAGTTGAAGGGAAAATGCTGAATATTTTGCACGTCATCAACTTTGCTCACCTCGCCGAATTAGAAGTAGGCAGACACCTCTACTGGCAAATTGGTAATCTCAAAGTTCATGGTCAGGTCTTTTTGACTTCGTGGTTTGTGATCGCCTTGCTAGTAATTGTGTCACTTGCCGCTACAAGAAATATCAATCGCATCCCCCGTGGGCTACAGAACTTCATGGAGTATGCCCTAGAATTCATTCGGGATCTGGCAAAAAATCAGATCGGGGAGAAAGAATATCGTCCGTGGGTGCCGTTTGTTGGCACTTTATTCTTGTTCATATTTGTGTCAAATTGGTCAGGTGCACTCGTTCCCTTCAGGCTTATTCACTTACCAGAAGGCGAACTTGCTGCTCCCACCAGTGACATCAATACCACGGTGGCACTAGCTTTGCTGACATCCTTAGCGTATT
This genomic interval carries:
- a CDS encoding class I SAM-dependent methyltransferase, producing the protein MEAQDISSAVQRLYDTYPFPPEPLLDSPPPGYNWRWNWIAAYNFCTGQKPDKQDVRILDAGCGTGVGTEYLVHLNPQATVVGIDLSAGALAVARDRTQRSGANQVEFHHLSLYDVAQVPGEFDLINCVGVLHHLADPIKGIQALAAKLAPGGLLHIFVYGELGRWEIQLMQKAIALLHQRGDYQDGVQIGRKIFAALPDDNRLVKREKERWSLENQRDANFADMYVHPQEIDYNIETLFELIDASGLNFLGFSNPSFWQLERLLGKEPTLIQRAQGLSDRALYRLIELLDPAGATHYEFFLGRPPLPKADWSADETLLAAIPERHPCMEGWASRCLFNYDYQIVNLSEAEFEFLQACDQNLPQQSVSEILSQVKLDLAGVRSLLKSGLIILSPS
- a CDS encoding ATP synthase subunit I — its product is MQDFYQLAQELLFWTLTLTGIVFVFVWVFYSLNIALNYLIGACTGVVYLRMLAKDVERLGGEKKQLSKTRLALLIGLILLASRWNQLQILPIFLGFLTYKASLIIYVLRTAFASDSHKVGQS
- the atpB gene encoding F0F1 ATP synthase subunit A; translation: MLNILHVINFAHLAELEVGRHLYWQIGNLKVHGQVFLTSWFVIALLVIVSLAATRNINRIPRGLQNFMEYALEFIRDLAKNQIGEKEYRPWVPFVGTLFLFIFVSNWSGALVPFRLIHLPEGELAAPTSDINTTVALALLTSLAYFYAGFSKKGLGYFGNYVQPVPFMLPFKIIEDFTKPLSLSFRLFGNILADELVVAVLVLLVPLFVPLPVMALGLFTSAIQALIFATLAAAYIGEALEDHGHGEEHGEHA